The DNA region GCACTGTTTCTGCTTAGTCCATGGAGAATTCAGTTGGACCAAGGTCACCCGGCCAGAATGGGCACCCAGTGTGGGGCAGGGAGTGGAGCCTGGTCTGGTGTGTGCCCTTCAGCCTGGGTTGTGCTGTCTGGGCTCACAGCCTGACTGGCTTGCCACCCTTTGAGAAGAGAGGAGCAAACCTAGATGTAAGCTGACTCTGGAGGTAGATCGGTCATCCTTTCTCCCAAGGCTTAGGCTAGTGGGTTAGGAATTAGTGCTGACACACAAGGCTCCTGGAGTGTGAGGCTATGCTTGGTGGGAGCCCAGTGCAAACCTTCATTTGCATATGGAGAGAAGAGTGTCTATTGGTGACCAGTGCCTCAGAGACAGGATGGAAGACACTTCTGGTTCTTGCTTTACTCATTTTCCAGTTAGAAGGGGAAATTTTAGTCAGAATGACAATCTCTGCCACCACGTCCTAGGCGCAGTATTCTTCTGGTTTTTAAGGAAACAGCCTGAAAATGTGACAAAAAGAATCCTTTGGAACTAGAGAAAAGTCACAAAGCTTGACTTGAGGAAGGACTGGGGACACGGCAAAGGAGGCTGGGCAAGTCCACAAAGCACCCATCAGTCTCCGAGCAGCCTGAAGTCCTGGTGTCAGGTGGTCCTAACACCAAGTTGACATTGTTGCTTCAAGCTCAGAcgtcacctgtctgtctgtcttgctaaTAAAACACACTGACCACAGAAAGTTCTTTCCAGGTCTCCCACTGACCTATGCGAAGGcagggctgatttttttttctgcctggaAGCCCTGGCATCATCACCTTGTTCCAAAGAGAAACCTCTTCAGAGTTCTGACTCATGTGTGTTGGGAGTGTGTAGACAGCTGAGTCTAAAGTCTTCCTGAGGCAGTGTGGCAGGGTCACCACTGGGGAGCAGGCACGCACACATTCCCACTTCTCTGCACACAGATCACATACGTTTCTGTGGCTTCCCATCCTGGTTATTGATATGATGTCCTCTGTCCTCCCAGATGCTGGGCCACCTCCCTGCCTTTGGCCCCACCACTAAGAATCGCCTGGGTCTATGTATAAAAGTGGTAGAGAATCAAGACTTTCTCTGAGGGGCCTACTCTTCCTAGTTTGACCTGGTCCCCATGGCAACAGGGACTCAGTATGGGATGGGTCTTTGAATGAGATGGGAGGTCAGGATTCAGCTGCATTTCTTTGCTAGCTGGGTGCCTCCTTGCTTTCTGGGCCTCCATTTTCTTACCTATCCAACATGATAGCATTGGCCAGGactggtctgacctcagtgggtaaagcacttgctgtgcagacATGAGGatatgagttcaaatcctcagagcCCAAGTCACAGCTGGGAATGGCAATGCACCCCTGAACTCCCCAGTGCTAGAATGTTGtcctcatgtgggtcccaggggctGGGCCAGCAGTCTAATCAAAAAGATgagttccagattcagtgagagactctgtcactgcatacatacatgcatatgtacatacatacatgcatgtgtgtgtaaaacaataaagATAACCAGAGTTGACCTAACTTCTactagtgagtgtgtgtgcacacttgtacACACGCGCACACCATGTACACATGCAAAAGGGCATACCTGGCTTCCTTCTCTCAGAATTCTTGGGCTGTCTGTGGTGCCTTTCCTAGGGcgtttccccttccttccccttttccaTGGTTCGCCCTCACTGTTGACTACCTTTCTCCACTTGCAGAAGAAGTTAGAGAATCTCAAGAGCCTAGACCTGTTTAACTGTGAGGTGACCAACCTGAATGCCTACCGAGAAAACGTGTTCAAGCTCCTGCCCCAGGTCATGTACCTCGATGGCTATGACAGAGACAACAAGGAGGCCCCTGACTCTGATGTTGAGGGCTACGTGGAGGATGACGACGAGGAAGATGAGGATGGTAGGTGGCAATGGGGATCCTGGATACAGGAGCTTACTCTGGACAAGCTGGCAAACCATAGAGGGAAATGGACCTGGTGGCCTCAAGTCCCCAAAGGAAGGACAATGTGTATATCTCTATAGTGTAACCCCAGGCTTGGGAGGAGAAGAGGTCAGTTGTGGGGATGGGCTCCCCAGGACCTTTTCTCCTTCCGGGAGTCCAGGGTCTTCTGCTGGAGAGGCTGTGGCGCCCCCTGGTGGTTGCAGCGTGTAGGACCACTGGCCAGCATTGGGCCCTTCAGAAGCCAAGGGAAGTTGGGGGCTATAGTCaatgtcagatcccttgggaaggaaggggaggctaagggcccctcctccctgccccatcCCGTTGTCTCTGCAGGTTCCTTTCAGTGAGCACCCTGCGGCTCTACTGTGGGGCTTTCTAGCCCAAGCAAAGCTAAGCACTCAGACAGTGCCAGGCAGTGCAGACATAAGATTCTGTTGTccttgttggtctggggtcttCTATGAGATGgtcatatatgttcatatattgtCAGCCTTGGTGGAGATCCTTTTCCCAATAGATTGTAAGTGTCCCCCTTTTGGACACAGTGTAGTTCTGTGATATGTGGCAGGGCTCTGTGGTACAGCCCCGGGCCAGCTTCAAGCCCCTGCTCCCCTACACAGACCACTTGTGGCCTTGAACAAGGCATTTCTCTGAAGAGGGATTAATTGATTTAGCCTCTTTGCTTCCCTGGGGCCCCGGAGCTTCTTGCTCGaacctctgtgtctctgtggccTTACCCGTAGCATCTTCCACGTATCTGACTTTGAAAGAAGGCTTATAACATGAGTCACTTTTTGTGCATTTGGCCATGCGAACAACACCTCTGTGCATTAGAGCAGTCTGGTTCTGAgctttggtgggggtggggcagacatGGACCCTCAGTCATCTCAGTCCATGTTGCCTTCTTGCCACCCACCCCCCACAGAGGAGGAGTATGATGAATACGCCCAGCTAgtggaagatgaagaggaagaggatgaggaggaagaaggggaggaagaggacgTGAGTGGAGAGGAAGAGGTAAGGCGGAGGGGCTGGGCATTTGTGTAGTCTCACCTCTGACCTGGCAGGCGCCTGCCTCATTATCAGTCACAGCCACCCAGGAAGGAGCCATGATGGTTTATTTCCTGCCCACTGtcggggaagggaaagggaaaaggaaagggatctatttccaaaacttttatgGTACAGACTTTGCTGCACAGACATCAGCTGATGTTCTGGGGAAGTTGTTTCAGAGTAGGATGAGGAGGCTGGAAGCAGGGGCTCAGTGTGCTTTGGGTGGGGCCTTTCTTTGGATGTCaggggacaacttttgggagtcagttctgttcTTTTGCTGATTTCTGGGGATTGGACTCAGACCgctaggcttggcagcaagcaccctcCCCTTGCTGAGCCCTCTTGCCAGCCCCCTacctttggggttttgtttgtttgtttgtttgttttttgagacagagtttctctgtatagctctggctatcctagaactccctttgtagaccaggctggcttcaatctcagagatccaccggcctctgcctcttgagtgttgggatcaaaAGTGTGCATTGCCACTCCCTGGCTCCTGCTTGTTTTCATAATAGCCCCGTTCTAGCCCTGACTTGTGTGTGTTTGGACAGATTTCTTGGCTTTTTGGGTTTCTTGTAATCTGTGAGGTAGTGACCATGTCACCTCTCTCACTGGGTTATTGAGAGTATGGTGAGGGTATGGCAGCCATGAGTCTCAGGTGTCCACCTACACCTTCCTCCTTGTTCCATGCTGGGATTTGAGTTTGGGTCTCGGGGTCTCTCAAAGCAGGGTAATTTTCCATGAGTTGTTTAGAATACAGAATCTGTTCTTGCCACTAGTAACTGGTACACCAGGAAAGGTTTGCAGTGCACACTCGTGAACAGGTGCCTTCgggcacacgtgcacacaggccatagtccctctttccctcctggtTTTCCACCTCTTTGCTTGGTAGTGCACAAGTCCACCTGCCACACACCACCTGAGCATGTTTCGGGCCTGCCTACCCCAGGGCTCAGGAGGGTGGATGCCAGCAGAAAAGCCAGGTTCCCATCTGTTCCTGCAGTTTCTCTGTCTTCTGGGGTCAGTTCACAGCCCTACCTTTAAGGGATACTTGCAGGAGGGAACCTCTTTCCCTCGTACAGCTCCTGCCTGCTGTCATTAGAGCCCCACGTGTagattttgttctatttttctgTAATCTCATTGACCATCTGCCCTTTACCAGTACGTACGtacgtaaacacacacacacacacacacacacacacacacacacacacacacacacacacacacagtcttagcAAACAGACCAGGGAGAGAACTATTCAATGATATAAAAGCAAATTTACTTCAACCATTCTTAGAAACAGTGAGCTGCCACATGCCATAGAAACCGTAGAAACCAGGCCTTCAGGTCCAGAGAGGCTACCAGCATGGAACCCTGGGAAAGACCCAGAACAAGGAGCCTAGAATGGGAGGATGACTTCAGGACTGGCTGAATCCCAAGCACATTGGATGTGAGGTCCTCAAGGGCCCTTGAGTCTATCTGCTGCACCCCACCCCTTCAGCTGCCCAGgctttgttggggggagggcccaggaaggACAGCCAGGCTTGTCCACTTGATTCTTCATTTGCAGAAACTGGGGTCTTTCCCTTGAAGCTAAAACCATATTGAGGACAGATGCAAGAAAGGATGGCCTACTTTCAATGACAGGGCATCTGCCTAGGGAGCCTGGTCTCCTAAGAGCCTGCGCACTGTCAAGCTGCCTTTTTTCTAGGGACTGCACATCCAGTTTTTCTAACACAGGGCAGTCCAAAACGACCCCACACCCAAGGTAACCACCAATATCTTACTTGATGTGGGAAATGTCTCAGGGCACATGTTGAAAGTCTTCTGACTCCAATGACTCCTTATACAAAACAGTAAGAAGCCCTACTGTGTGTTCACCCTGTGCTGTAGGCCTCATTGTGATGGGATGCAAGGCCTCCCTAGGCAGGGACATCTCTCTctaactcgtgtgtgtgtgtgtgtgtgtgtgtgtgtgtgtgtgtgtgtgtgtgtgtgtgtacactagcGTGTGTACAcatacttgtgtgtgcatgcagcatgtgtggaggccagaagtcagtgTCAGTTGTGTTTCTCAGTCACAACCCACCTTATCTCTTGAGCCAAGGTCTCTTgttgaacctggaactcactgattggCTAAACTGGCTACTGGTGAGCTCCTGTCTGTCTCCAAGGTGCTGGGATACACCTGTGTGCTGCTGGGCCCCGCTCCTATGTTCGGATCGATGGAACTGGGGAGCTGCCTCCCTAGACCCAGCAGGGGCACTTCTAATACCCTGCTGTCTGTCTTTGCCCCTAGGAGGATGAAGAAGGTTACAACGACGGGGAAGTGGAtgatgaggaagatgaagaagatgcTGCTGGTATGTCAGCCTTCTTGCTCTCTCCTGGTGGCAGGCTGACCCCCTTGACTCTAGCATTGCTTTGGGCTTTAAGGGCCAAACAGTGGGGGACAAGGGGAATAACTCATGCTTCCTAGATATGCTCCGGTTTCAGGGCTGCCTGAAAGATGGCTGCCTGGTAACCATCCCTTTTCCTTGTTTTTCCAGAAGAAGAAGGGAGTCAGAAGCGAAAACGAGAGCCCGATGACGAGGGCGAAGAGGATGACTAAGGGGAATTAACCTGTTTGGGGAAATTCCTATTGTGATTTGACTGTTTTTacccatatcccctccccctcctattCCTGCCCCCCGaaacttatttttttctgattgtaGCGTTGCTGTGGGAATGAGAGGGGCAAAGTGTACTGGGGATtgccgggggtggggtgggggtgggaggggaggaataaaatactatttttactGCCACActttcttttcccccttcctttttcctGTGTCTGGTTTTGTCCCCATAACTGCAATAGCTTAGTGCACACCAAGCGTTTGTTCTTACTCTCCAGAGAGGATGGCTTGGAGGTCTCTAACCTTTTCTGGTATGTCCCACATCCCCAGAGTTGATCAGGAGGCCGTGGCTGGCCTCCACCAGGTGACTCACAGCCCAAGAGCCGTCTTCTTCACTAACTCCTGTTCTGGTTCGTGTGGTCGCTGCCAGAGGCACCCAGCACCCTGGTTTGTAAATAGCAACCGAAAAGGCGTATTTTGGCACTGGTTTGGGGACAGTCCCCATCTCtcaccccctttccccctccacaGATGTCAGTGCAAAGAGAGCTCTTGTTATTCTATGGCTGTGATCCTGAgagccaaaaagaaaagaaaagaaaaaaaaacagaaaacaaaacaacaacaaaacgcgGCAGGTTTAGGAGACACGTAAAATGGGAAAGAAGTGAACCTTCGTGTTTCAGCTTCTTCAGAAAAGCCAACCTGTTCTATCTTGTTCTGTAAAATATTAGAGCAATTTGTTTTACAGAAATGGCAGGAGGACTCCTCGGGCGCTCCAGCTTAGAACCTTTTAACAAATCTAAGCTCTGGAAGCGCCCTGTGTGTCCTCTGGgttttggttctgtttgttttccttctcaaATACATAGGAGCACGGAAAAGGAATGCAAGCTCGTATTTTCTTACCTGGTGGGACTCTGAAGTGGCCGCAGATTTCTCCTAGAGAGTGCGTGTGCCTTCAGCGTCCCCCTTCCAGATTGCTTTAGAAGTGACGTGCTGTTTCCTACCCTGTGTCTCATTTGTACAGATCAGCtgtaactcatttttctcccGCCCCTGAGAAGAGCCAAACTTTGAGTTTTATGTCTGTTTGTCATTGATAAAtttcaataaatcttttttatacAATTTTGGGGGAGATGGCTTCTTTCGAGTCCTTACAAGCCATTGATCATCCTAGGATCAACTGCTGACCCTGGAGGGAAGTCATGTCACCCGCTAAACAGCTTTCTTACACGGAGGTTGAAGACTTTGTTCACAAAGCAAGCCTGAGTGGTATGTTCTACTTAAAGGCTACATTTTTTAAAgtgggggaaggaggaaaaaagggTACAAgacttataaataaatacataaataaagcaCCCAGAAACCAGACCAACAATAAATAGcccttgggttttttttgttttgttttgttttgtttttttaaatatctttgagcggggttggggatttagctcagtggtagagcgcttgcctaggaagcgcaaggccctgggttcggtccccagctccggaaaaaaaaaaaattaaatatctttgagcatctttgaggtttttttcatATTGTAAAAGAATGTATACTTAAACTCAGGAATGTATAAAACATTATTTAACACACCCTAGGCTTAACAGCTGGTATTTATTGTATTACCTTTTTATTTATGGTCCTGGGTCTCTGTTCTTGGGGTTTTCTGAAGTGCTAGGTGTTCCCTGCTAATCTCATGTCTGGGTTCTGATTGGATTTATTGTAACCAAACAGGTAGATTGTTGGATTATTTCTAGTTTCTCCCGCAGCATCCTCCTCATAAGTAATaacacttaaatatttaaaaaaactatttacagcgtgtgtgtgtgtgtgtgtgtgtgtgtgcgcgcgcgcgtgggCACGTGAGTGCGCGTGCACATATCAAGACAACGTTGGGGAGTCCGTTCTCTTTTCCCATCGTGTAGGTCTCGGGGATTGAACTCGAGGCGTCAGGCTCCATGGCAAAGACTTGCACTCAGTGGACAGTCTCCAGCTCACCAACCCCAAGTACTTACACcattgtattttccttttaaaaaatcgTTTTTTCAGTAAATCATTTTTATAGTAAATCAcactggctgacctggaactctgtaggtcaggctggaaTCAacctcagagagatctgcctgcctctgcctacaaaGTGCCCCTCACAGATTCTGCTAGTCAACTCAGACAAGGTGCTCATTGGGGCAGACTCTCCTAGCATCTTTGTAGTGGTTGTGTATGAGATTGCCTGGTAGGTGTACTGGTTGCACACCCCATAGCAAGCGTTGCTGTCTTGCAATCCTGACTAGATTCCAGTAACTCTTACATGCTTCTGAGAAGACTTGGGCCTCACCTCACCCTGACACCTGCTTTTTTAGACAAGCTACCTCTGGCTCCAGAAGCAGGGTCAGGTGGTCTCCTGCAGGCTAAGCTTTGTGGTCATGAGAGGGATCCGGGCAGGCAGGTCCACACAGGAGGGTACCAAGAACGTGGTAGTGATGTATCAGGACAGATGCTGTGGACcccaaacccccaaccccactctgTGGTGGCTTTAATTGGCATAGTGTAAGTAGTGAAGAACAAGTTCTGCAGGCAGCCTCCAGGGCGTTCCTTTCTGTATCAGGCCAGGTATTAGATCCATCCACCATTGAGGAAAGTTGAAAGTTATGGGGAGATGCTCAGTATAAACAAGAGGGCCAAGTCCCATCTTCAGCATCCATTGCAATGAGCTGGATGTGTTCTGTGCTACTTGTAACATAGCACTGAGAagcagacaggcagatccctcgggctcactggtcagccagcctagcctaagcGGCAGGCCCCAGATCCtactgagagaccctgtgtcaatcAAGATGAACAGCTAGGAGCACCcactgaggttgacctctggcctccacacgttTGCACATAGGAATACATTCTCTGCCACCCCCCTGAACTGTCCCCCCTAAATGAGGAAGACTGGGACTGAGCATCTTGAGCATAAAAGGTTAAACCCAGGCCTTTATTAGTTTTGTTGAATGGAAAGGAGGAACGGTGAACCATTTCTGAACCTTGACCCTGTCTGGCCAGCCCAGAACTTCAAACTCAGCCAGTCCAGCTGgttctcttagagtctgagtGAATCAGTGTCAAACAAAAGAACCCCAAGGAGCTGAGCTCATGACTGGTCCCAGAGCCAACCTTCTTGTCCTTATACTAAGTCCCCCTAGCCTCCTGTGTCTTTGACTTGTGGTGCAAGACTACTGGGTGAGGCATCATGAACTGGCTCCTCAGCTTACACCAGCACGATTAGGGTCACCAGTGTGCTGGTAAGTGCTATTTGGATGAACCCCAAGAGGTTGGTAGAAGTCACCCAGCCCTAGCTGTCCATAGTGGcacccacctgtaatcccagaacttggaaatTGGCAGcaagaagatcagaaattcaaggccatgcTTGCCCTATATAACAAGCTTTTGGACAGCCTGGTCACTTGAGAAATTgtctaaaacataaaacaaaagccTCCTAGTTCATTCTCTCGAAGTTCAGGGAGGACAAGTGATGGACCCAGGGTCACATGACGGGAGTGGAAGAGCCCAGCGTCAAGCCCAGGATAGCTTTTCCGAGATCTGGGATCTGGTACGTTCCTCTGCAGTGATGGTGGAGGGGATGAAGTGCAGTCTTCCCAGCAGGAGGCAACCCTACAGGTTTCCTATGGCCATAGGACCCATCACGAGCTCTCACATCCCATGCAGTGGGTTTCCTATGCCGACTACCGGTGGAAGGTCCTTCATCTCCTAGTCAAGCCGCTGGAGAAAAGACAGCGGGCGTGACCTGTAGCGTGGCCTCCAGGCTTCACGCTTTCAGACCGCCACTCCCTCCAGTCTCCTAGATTGCACAAAGATGGAAACTGAGCTTCAGGGGCAAGGTGACTCTGCAGCTAGTAAGTGCCTTAAAACCCCAGGTCTCTGACACTAGACACATGGCTCTTATCCTGTGTGAGAAGTGCTAGCGGATGCAAGCCAGAGGTGAGCAATTCAGGCCCTCATTTGCTGACTTGCAAAGGCTATTTATATCCTAGTTCCAAAACTCATTGTTCACATTTGGAAGGATTCCCGCCCTGGGTCCCTAGCAAGCAGCTCCTGTGGCAGACTGGGCATAAGCAAGGAGTGGCCGGACGGAGATGGAGACACATCTGAAGCCAGCCTAGAAGGCGCTAACAGGGTAGAGACTGGAGAAAGACAAACTCAGGGGGGACATTGTCAGTGGGACTCCAGGAGAGGACACAGGGACATAACAGTTCCTCTTAGTGGGGCACCACTGGACTGTGGATGGACCAGTGGGTATGAACATTCTCTACTTCAGATGTCCAATTGGATGATGTCCCATGCCCTCTCAAGGACAGCAGGTGTCAAGGAGGCTCTGCCTGGTGGCCAGAGACATGTGTGGATAGTGGTAGAGTAGAGATAGTCTTGTTATTGTTTGAAAGACTTAatgttttaaagtgtgtgtgtgtgtgtgtgtgtgtgtgtgtgtgtgtgtggtgtgtattcatgagtgcaggtgcccaaggaggccagaacaGGAAGTCAGAAACCCTGAAGTTTACAGGCAGTTGAGGGCCACCTGGAGCAgaggctgggaatcaaactcagttcGTTTGCAAACAGTAGTATGTACTCCTAATTACAGGCACCTCTCCTGGTCCACAGAGACAGGAGACCATTCTGAGTCCGTGCATGGTGGCGAACACCTTTTAtctcagaaggaaggaggaaggaggatctctgagagttcaaggacaAGCATGACCTATCCCagtcagggctacaaagtgagacccagtctcaaacaaacaaacaagcaaaaatccaccaacaaCCAAAAACGAAGCACATAGATCTTGCTGCACAAAACTGGGAGGAGCCTGGTTGTGGAGGTGCATCTCCCAGGGAAAGACAGCCTGTAACCAGAGCCATCAGGGTAGCTAGCATCCCAGGCTCCACTCAGCCTGGGCCTGACCAATGCAGAGCAGGTCCCTCCGTGGTCCTCGAACAATTCTGCTTTTCACTCAGTAGAATTCTATTTGGCTCATAATCATCCTCACTATGAAGACTGCACACATGTAAGTTCTCAGTAAAGATTGGGTGCTTAGTACTGGGCACAGTAATTGATGCTCTGCCCCAGTGTTCCCAAAGATTTTCTGACTGGAGTCCCCAGGGTTTGAACGATGGCCAGGTCTTACCCCATGGGAATTCTGGTTCACTCTAGATTGGGACCTGAAAAACCCAGGACTCAAGGGTTTAACAATCCCCAAAGCAGTCTTGCCATGTGCGAAGTTTGGAGAGTGGTATATTAAACTGAATTCTTCCAATGACCTGGAGAGAAAAGTTTGATTGTACCACATTCATTCAGTTAAGGGCAGTGAGGCTCAGAGACATTGAATGATCTAATTTGTCACACAGTCCACAGGTAGCAGAGTTGAGTTTCAAACCTGGGTCTGCCTGATTTTCATAGCCCCTATAGAGAGTAGGTGAGAGCAACTGGCTGTATGCCCACAAGGTTGGGAGATACTGGGGGAAAAAACAAGGGGAAATAGAAAgtgaaaactaattttttaaagtgGTGCGCCAACGagatgagagtgtgtgtgtgtgtgtgtgtgtgtgtgtgtgtggcgggggtgggggtgggatgggtgtAAGGGCATTTGCTGCCAAACCTGGGACCCTCTTGGTTGGAGGTATGAATCAACTGTGAAGGCTAAAGTTAAGTTTAAATTACTGAGCTTAAGAAATCTGTAAAACAAAAATGCCTCTAAACTGTAAGCTCCACTTGCTCAAAGACAAATGACTTCTTTGGGGGCATTAAGAAAATGTCTATAGTGGCCTGAATAGGTAAGGACCCCATAGACTCAGATGTTTGCACGCTGGGccaaagggagtggcactactaggaggtgtggtcttgttgtagtgggtgtggccttgttggaagaggtgtgtcacagtgggaagctttgaggtctcctatgctcaagctacacccagtgcggaacagtctcctgctgcctgcagatcaagatgtagaaatcttGGCTCCT from Rattus norvegicus strain BN/NHsdMcwi chromosome 8, GRCr8, whole genome shotgun sequence includes:
- the Anp32a gene encoding acidic leucine-rich nuclear phosphoprotein 32 family member A, which produces MEMDKRIYLELRNRTPSDVKELVLDNCRSIEGKIEGLTDEFEELEFLSTINVGLTSISNLPKLNKLKKLELSENRISGDLEVLAEKCPNLKHLNLSGNKIKDLSTIEPLKKLENLKSLDLFNCEVTNLNAYRENVFKLLPQVMYLDGYDRDNKEAPDSDVEGYVEDDDEEDEDEEEYDEYAQLVEDEEEEDEEEEGEEEDVSGEEEEDEEGYNDGEVDDEEDEEDAAEEEGSQKRKREPDDEGEEDD